GGCGAGGTGCACGTGACGCAACCGCTCCCGGCCCGACACGGCCTCCTCGACCGGTGCGACGCCGGCCTTCCTCTCGGGCCACATGTCGGTGATGACCTCGTTGCCGGAGAGGGTCTCGAACGTGAGCGGCGCGACGAACCGCGTGGCGTTCGCCGTCATCACGACGACGACGTTCGCGCCGAGCGCCGTGAGCCGGCTCACGACGTGCGGGACCTTGAAGGCGGCGATGCTGCCCGTGACGCCGAGCACGACCGTCCTGCCCGCGAGCGGCGCGGCCATGACTACGCCTCCTGCTTCTCCGCGCCGCTCTCCCCGCCCAGCAGGTCCTCGGGGGCCGCGGGCGGAACGGGCGTGTCGTACTCGACCTGACCGTCCGTGATGAGCTTGAGCGCGAGCGACGTGACCTTCGCCGTCGCGTCCGGTCGCTTCTCCGGCTGCGTCGCATGCAGACGGCGCGCGACCTTCGCGGCCAGGATCGCCGCGAAGTACTCGTTCTTCGCGTACTTGAGCAGATCCGACTTCTTGACCTGGTCCAATGCTCCTCCCCTGTCAGCGGGTCCCGCGGGCCGCGACGGGTCCGTTCCACACGAACCGCGAGGCCCGCAACCTCTCGGCCTCGATGATGACGAGCGTCTGCCGCACCGCCTCGTCGAGGCTCTCGTTCTCCACCGCGTAGTCGTATCTCGGCGCCCAGTTCATCTCCTCGCGCGCGTTCCGAAGCCGCGTCTCGATG
This DNA window, taken from Candidatus Effluviviaceae Genus I sp., encodes the following:
- a CDS encoding DNA-directed RNA polymerase subunit omega, producing MDQVKKSDLLKYAKNEYFAAILAAKVARRLHATQPEKRPDATAKVTSLALKLITDGQVEYDTPVPPAAPEDLLGGESGAEKQEA